A stretch of Crossiella cryophila DNA encodes these proteins:
- a CDS encoding AfsR/SARP family transcriptional regulator — protein MTELDFRVLGPLQVTKDGQPLRIGAAQHRILLACLLLNPRRPVESERIAGHLWPVNGRPRNPRGAVHTYVQRLRGLLGAEAIRTVEGGYLLDVPAEAVDLHRFAAHLRRADEAQDTAAEHAELTAALAQWRGEAFADVPAPEFATPETARWAGLRLTALSRRIQLDLDRGEHNAVIGELQLLTRQHPVHEVFWSQLMLALYRAQRPAEAVQAYASAAATLHAELQVQPGPRLRWMHEAVLTNAPELAPPSAPAVLWRPACQLPSDIGDFTGRREELRALTGLLVRQQARRVLVCGQPGIGKTALAVRAGHLLRPAFPDGQLYVNLRGYCPGERLDPAQVLGQFLRALGVPADQVPYGTADRISKYRALLSGRRVLVLLDNAGSAEQLLPLLPDSPGSAALATSRNILSTVDTPRVRLDPLGEQDSLALIGAILGAEHLAAHPVAAAELAGLCARLPLALRIAAANLTIRGEPDLPGYVHELATGNRLAALAIDGDDDAAVHRAFDLSYGTLSVAAQRLFRLIGLVPGPDFTAAHAAALTGFELDRAEELMRQLATAHLVQEHREGRYQFHDLLRLYTGQQRDLEDSQDEVAAAGQRLFDYLLDCANYATVLLYAEAPRNRAVVGKLAPFDEPVAAKHWLDEERATLIAAVLATEDRPDELCVDLATALTNHFWTNGHFEEQVLICETGLRAAIRRGYVFGQADMHNGLSGVLSLYGRVADAVRHGTLSVLRYREVGALGGEGLVLANIAMAYEVACRFPRAIARYTKAIRLSREARYPAGEAFASQGLHSAYVAVGRLAEAKVRIEHACKIMRRHHAHESEAQCLVQLADTLAALGEFAEAGQRLAEAAALARRLGGLQERMVAEARARLQLARADLPGARAHLDRALAVAVDNSRDRLAPGTRTLIADIHRGHREWARAHHHYLAARELANAAGHPAFPVLISVGLSAVHRGLHEPAEALPYAVAAEHIARAGGLRTVLGDALTELAEVRLALGEADTAAELAGAALAVHRYTGRRPATATALEVLGNARSVLAGPAAACPLWTEALALYRELGMVDRTGLPARLAAQGAAP, from the coding sequence GTGACCGAGCTGGATTTCCGGGTCCTCGGCCCACTGCAGGTGACCAAGGACGGCCAGCCGCTGCGGATCGGCGCGGCCCAGCACCGGATCCTGCTGGCCTGCCTGCTGCTGAACCCGCGCAGGCCGGTGGAGTCCGAGCGCATCGCCGGGCACCTGTGGCCGGTCAACGGCAGACCGCGCAACCCGCGCGGCGCGGTGCACACCTACGTGCAGCGGTTGCGCGGGTTGCTCGGCGCCGAGGCCATCCGCACCGTCGAGGGCGGCTACCTGCTCGACGTGCCGGCCGAAGCCGTCGACCTGCACCGCTTCGCCGCGCACCTGCGGCGGGCCGACGAGGCCCAGGACACCGCGGCCGAACACGCCGAACTGACCGCGGCGCTGGCCCAGTGGCGCGGCGAGGCGTTCGCGGACGTGCCCGCGCCGGAGTTCGCCACCCCCGAGACCGCCCGCTGGGCCGGGCTCCGGCTGACCGCGCTGTCCAGGCGGATCCAGCTCGACCTCGACCGCGGCGAGCACAACGCGGTGATCGGCGAACTCCAGCTGCTCACCCGCCAGCACCCGGTGCACGAGGTGTTCTGGAGCCAGCTCATGCTCGCCCTCTACCGCGCCCAGCGCCCGGCCGAGGCGGTGCAGGCATACGCCAGCGCCGCGGCCACCCTGCACGCCGAACTCCAGGTGCAGCCGGGACCGCGGCTGCGCTGGATGCACGAGGCCGTGCTCACCAACGCACCCGAACTCGCCCCGCCGTCGGCCCCGGCCGTGCTCTGGCGACCGGCCTGCCAGCTGCCCTCCGACATCGGCGATTTCACCGGCCGCCGCGAGGAACTGCGCGCGCTCACCGGACTGCTGGTGCGTCAGCAGGCGCGGCGGGTGCTGGTCTGCGGGCAGCCCGGCATCGGCAAGACCGCGCTGGCCGTCCGGGCCGGACACCTGCTGCGCCCGGCCTTCCCGGACGGGCAGCTCTACGTCAACCTGCGTGGCTACTGCCCAGGCGAACGGCTGGACCCGGCGCAGGTGCTCGGCCAGTTCCTGCGGGCCCTCGGCGTGCCGGCCGACCAGGTGCCCTACGGCACGGCGGACCGGATCAGCAAGTACCGGGCACTGCTGTCCGGGCGGCGGGTGCTGGTGCTGCTGGACAACGCGGGCTCGGCCGAACAACTGCTGCCGCTGCTGCCGGACTCCCCCGGCAGCGCCGCCCTGGCCACCAGCCGCAATATACTGTCCACTGTGGACACTCCACGGGTGCGGCTGGACCCGTTGGGGGAACAGGACTCCCTCGCCCTCATCGGCGCGATCCTGGGCGCCGAACACCTGGCGGCGCACCCGGTCGCGGCCGCCGAACTGGCCGGACTGTGCGCCCGGCTGCCACTGGCGCTGCGGATCGCCGCGGCCAACCTGACCATCCGCGGCGAACCCGACCTGCCCGGCTACGTGCACGAGCTGGCCACCGGCAACCGGCTGGCCGCACTGGCCATCGACGGCGACGACGACGCGGCCGTGCACCGCGCCTTCGACCTGTCCTACGGCACGCTCTCCGTTGCCGCGCAACGACTTTTCCGGCTGATCGGACTGGTGCCCGGCCCGGACTTCACCGCCGCGCACGCCGCCGCGCTCACCGGGTTCGAGCTGGACCGGGCCGAGGAGCTGATGCGCCAGCTGGCCACCGCGCACCTGGTCCAGGAACACCGCGAGGGCCGCTACCAGTTCCACGACCTGCTCCGGCTCTACACCGGCCAGCAACGCGATCTGGAGGACAGCCAGGACGAGGTCGCCGCGGCCGGGCAGCGACTCTTCGACTACCTGCTGGACTGCGCCAACTACGCCACCGTGCTGCTCTACGCCGAGGCCCCGCGCAACCGGGCCGTGGTCGGCAAACTCGCCCCCTTCGACGAGCCGGTGGCGGCCAAGCACTGGCTGGACGAGGAACGCGCCACCCTGATCGCCGCCGTGCTGGCCACCGAGGACCGGCCGGACGAGCTGTGCGTGGACCTCGCGACCGCGCTGACCAACCACTTCTGGACCAACGGGCACTTCGAGGAGCAGGTGCTCATCTGCGAGACCGGGCTGCGCGCGGCCATCCGGCGCGGCTACGTCTTCGGCCAGGCCGACATGCACAACGGGCTCAGCGGGGTGCTCTCGCTCTACGGGCGGGTGGCCGACGCGGTGCGGCACGGCACGCTGTCCGTGCTGCGCTACCGGGAGGTCGGCGCGCTCGGCGGGGAAGGGCTGGTGCTGGCCAACATCGCGATGGCCTACGAGGTGGCCTGCCGCTTCCCCAGGGCGATCGCCCGCTACACCAAGGCGATCCGGCTCAGCCGGGAGGCGCGCTACCCGGCGGGTGAGGCATTCGCCAGCCAGGGCCTGCACTCCGCCTACGTCGCGGTCGGCAGGCTGGCCGAGGCCAAGGTGCGGATCGAGCACGCCTGCAAGATCATGCGCAGGCACCACGCGCACGAGTCCGAGGCGCAGTGCCTGGTGCAGCTGGCCGACACGCTGGCCGCGCTGGGCGAGTTCGCCGAGGCCGGGCAGCGGCTGGCCGAGGCGGCGGCGCTGGCCAGGCGGCTGGGCGGGTTGCAGGAGCGGATGGTGGCCGAGGCCCGCGCCCGGCTGCAGCTGGCCCGCGCCGACCTGCCCGGCGCCCGCGCGCACCTGGACCGGGCGCTGGCCGTGGCGGTGGACAACTCCAGGGACCGGCTGGCCCCCGGCACCCGCACGCTGATCGCCGACATCCACCGCGGGCACCGGGAATGGGCCCGCGCGCACCACCACTACCTGGCCGCCCGCGAACTGGCCAACGCCGCCGGGCACCCTGCCTTCCCGGTGCTGATCTCGGTCGGCCTCTCCGCCGTGCACCGCGGGCTGCACGAGCCTGCCGAGGCACTGCCGTACGCGGTGGCCGCCGAGCACATCGCCCGCGCGGGCGGGCTGCGCACCGTGCTCGGCGACGCGCTCACCGAACTGGCCGAGGTCCGGCTGGCCCTCGGCGAGGCCGACACCGCGGCCGAGCTGGCCGGGGCCGCGCTGGCGGTGCACCGCTACACCGGCCGCCGCCCGGCCACCGCGACCGCGCTGGAGGTGCTGGGCAACGCCCGATCGGTGCTGGCAGGGCCGGCCGCCGCGTGTCCACTGTGGACCGAGGCACTGGCGCTCTACCGTGAGCTGGGCATGGTCGACCGCACCGGGCTGCCCGCCCGGCTGGCCGCGCAGGGAGCCGCGCCGTGA